One part of the Ziziphus jujuba cultivar Dongzao chromosome 2, ASM3175591v1 genome encodes these proteins:
- the LOC107419310 gene encoding ABC transporter A family member 2 has protein sequence MDSRRGFRLLIQQYKALLKKNLLLSWRNKRATILQLFSSLFFIFLIFCIQKAIQASYSSSSDYKSTPDPKPLLSPPIPPCEDKFFIRSPCYDFVWSGNGSARIRSIVSAIMANNPGRPIPSTKVKSFATKEEVDTWLLSEPMHCPGALHFVDKNATVISYGLQTNSTSVMRRGEFEDPTFKFQIPLQIAAEREIARALIGVPSFSWLVAFKVFAHPAMDVFSAIESVGPAFFLATAMFGFVFQMSSLLTEKELKLRQAMTIMGLYDSVYWLSWFTWEGLLTIISSLFILLFGMMFQFDFFLNNSFAVVFLVFFLFELNMLGLAFFLSAFLTKASSSTTIGFFIFIVGFVCQLVTIFGFPYAEGMAKPLQAVWSLFPPNLLAEALNLLSGATATPQDTGISWSRRGECAPNDTECVITINDIYYWLLGTFILWFILAIYLDNIIPNVSGVRKSVFYFLKPGYWTGKGGNKVEEGGICSCGGSLPPLEQTPPDDEDVLEEENLVKQQAREGRADQNIAVQIRGLVKTYPGTKKKGCCCCKSKETPPYHALKGVWVNFAKDQLFCLLGPNGAGKTTTINCLTGITPVTGGDALIYGNSIRSSVGMGNIRKMIGVCPQFDILWDTLSGQDHLQLFASIKGLPPASIKSVVENSLAEVKLTESAKVRAGSYSGGMKRRLSVAIALIGDPKLVILDEPTTGMDPITRRHVWDIIEDAKKGRAIVLTTHSMEEADILSDRIGIMAKGKLRCIGTSIRLKSKFGTGFIANVSFNGNRNGQTTPSRDVADTPNHDPVKQFFKHHLDVLPKEETKSFLTFVIPHDREKLLKKFFAELEDRKSEFGISDIQLGLTTLEEVFLNIARQAELEAATAEGRLVTLNLTSGPSVEIPVGARFVGIPGTETAENPRGIMVEVYWEQDDTGSLCISGHSTETPVPPNVEPTPSPLASTSRRSLRRGQVHGFVIDPSLISNGNF, from the exons ATGGATTCACGGAGAGGATTTAGGTTGCTAATCCAGCAATACAAGGCGCTGTTGAAGAAGAACCTCTTGCTTTCATGGCGGAACAAGAGGGCGACTATCCTCCAGCTTTTCTCTTCActcttcttcatcttcctcaTCTTCTGCATACAGAAGGCCATCCAAGCCAGCTATTCGTCATCGTCTGATTACAAAAGCACCCCCGATCCTAAACCTCTGCTTTCGCCTCCAATTCCTCCTTGCGAGGACAAGTTTTTTATCAGATCTCCCTGCTATGATTTCGTTTGGAGCGGAAATGGAAGCGCTAGGATCAGGAGTATTGTCAGTGCTATCATGGCTAATAATCCTGGGAGACCCATTCCTTCTACCAAG GTCAAGTCCTTTGCAACAAAAGAAGAAGTAGATACATGGCTGTTAAGCGAACCAATGCACTGCCCTGGAGCTTTGCATTTTGTGGATAAAAATGCTACTGTAATCAGCTACGGTCTACAAACCAATTCAACTTCAGTTATGCGTCGAGGAGAGTTTGAAGATCCcacattcaaatttcaaatcccaCTTCAGATTGCTGCAGAGCGTGAAATTGCTAGGGCTCTGATTGGAG TCCCCAGCTTCAGCTGGCTTGTTGCATTTAAGGTATTTGCACACCCTGCAATGGACGTCTTCTCTGCAATTGAATCGGTTGGACCGGCATTTTTCCTTGCAACAGCCATGTTTGGTTTTGTGTTTCAGATGAGTTCTTTGCTCACAGAGAAAGAATTAAAACTCCGACAG GCAATGACTATAATGGGCCTTTATGATTCTGTGTACTGGCTGTCATGGTTCACATGGGAAGGACTTCTTACAATTATCTCATCGCTTTTCATACTTCTATTTGGAATGATGTTTCAGTTTGATTTTTTCTTGAACAACAGCTTCGCGGTTGTATTCCTTGTGTTCTTTCTATTCGAACTCAATATG CTTGGCTTGGCCTTCTTCTTGTCAGCCTTTCTAACCAAGGCATCTTCATCTACGACTATTggtttctttatatttattgttgGCTTTGTGTGCCAG CTTGTTACAATATTTGGATTTCCCTATGCTGAGGGCATGGCAAAGCCATTACAAGCAGTCTGGTCATTATTCCCGCCTAACCTTCTTGCTGAAGCTCTAAATTTGCTTTCTGGAGCAACTGCAACTCCCCAAGATACTGGGATCAGCTGGAGTAGACGAGGAGAGTGTGCACCGAACGACACCGAATGTGTGATTACAATT aatgatatttattattggCTGTTGGGTACATTCATTCTCTGGTTTATATTGGCAATCTACTTGGATAACATTATCCCAAATGTATCTGGAGTGAGAAAATCTgtgttttactttttaaaacctGGGTATTGGACGGGAAAAGGTGGAAACAAGGTTGAAG AGGGTGGCATTTGTAGTTGTGGAGGTTCACTTCCACCACTGGAGCAAACACCTCCAGATGATGAAGATGTTCTTGAAGAGGAGAACCTTGTTAAACAACAAGCAAGGGAAGGCAGAGCTGATCAAAACATTGCAGTTCAGATACGTGGCCTTGTAAAAACATATCCTGGGACCAAGAAGAAAGGTTGCTGTTGCTGTAAAAGCAAAGAAACTCCGCCGTATCATGCTCTCAAG gGTGTATGGGTGAACTTTGCCAAGGATCAATTGTTTTGTCTACTTGGACCTAATGGAGCAGGGAAAACAACAACAATCAATTGTTTGACTGGAATCACACCCGTGACTGGTGGAGATG CATTGATATATGGAAATTCAATACGGAGCTCCGTTGGCATGGGAAATATCCGAAAAATGATAGGAGTTTGTCCCCAG TTTGATATTCTGTGGGACACATTGTCTGGTCAAGATCACCTCCAGCTATTTGCTAGTATTAAAGGCCTACCCCCAGCTTCAATAAAATCG GTTGTTGAGAACTCATTAGCAGAGGTGAAACTCACCGAATCAGCCAAAGTGAGAGCTGGTAGTTATAGTGGAGGAATGAAACGGCGTCTCAGTGTTGCAATAGCCCTTATTGGTGATCCAAAGCTGGTCATCTTGGATGAACCT ACAACTGGTATGGATCCAATAACAAGAAGACATGTGTGGGACATCATAGAGGATGCAAAGAAAGGGCGTGCAATAGTCCTAACAACACACTCAATGGAAGAAGCTGATATTTTAAGCGACCGGATAGGAATAATGGCGAAGGGTAAGCTCCGCTGCATTGGAACCTCAATCAGATTGAAGTCAAAGTTTGGGACTGGTTTTATTGCTAATGTGAGCTTCAATGGGAACCGCAATGGACAAACTACTCCCAGCAGGGATGTAGCTGATACACCTAATCATGACCCCGTGAAGCAATTTTTTAAACAt CATTTGGATGTATTACCAAAAGAAGAGACCAAATCCTTTTTGACTTTTGTCATTCCTCATGACAGAGAGAAGCTTTTGAAA AAATTTTTCGCTGAGCTCGAAGATAGGAAAAGTGAATTTGGTATAAGTGACATCCAACTAGGACTTACAACTCTTGAAGAAGTTTTCTTAAACATTGCAAGACAAGCAGAGCTAGAAGCAGCCACAGCTGAAGGAAGATTAGTAACTCTTAATTTAACATCCGGACCTTCAGTCGAG ATACCTGTAGGAGCTAGGTTTGTGGGGATTCCGGGAACAGAAACTGCAGAAAATCCAAGAGGAATTATGGTTGAAGTATATTGGGAGCAAGATGATACTGGGTCTCTCTGCATTTCTGGCCACTCAACTGAAACTCCAGTGCCTCCTAATGTCGAACCAACACCTTCCCCTCTGGCATCAACTTCACGCAGGAGTCTCCGCAGAGGACAGGTCCATGGATTTGTCATTGACCCCAGTCTAATTAGTAATGGTAATTTTTGA
- the LOC107419309 gene encoding protein IQ-DOMAIN 31 isoform X2, with the protein MGKSPGKWIKGVLFRKKSAKTNISKGREVTNEKEVVVTAKAPGADFASVPPVASYPDPITVDRNERNLEFESKEAESASHDGGILLAASQDTEAQGSTPPEVPCDPEQIRKEQAATKAQAAFRGYLARRAFRALNGIIRLQALIRGHLVRRQAVATLCSMLGIVKFQALVRGIRVRHSDVGLEVQKRCSLTMPLGGKLVDSVGVGMSTKMAKLSPNIFIRKLLVPSRTVMPLNVHYESGDPNSVLNWLARWSRSYFWKPAPQPKKIRDLKSQRKQSNGQIVEPQTSRSKRTRRPAIVENVTAQAPSEIDKPKRNFRKVSTQSAPAEPVQENPQYELEKVKRSLRKVHNPVVENCVVSDAETETSKTTGEKTLNTSAHDITTNPPSLPVVETFLEPLAKKELPHPNNANEKMKKETTTSSNIPVVETVPEPLAKKEPPRPNNASEKMKKETNTASKIPLVETVPEPLPKKEPSRPNNASEKMKKETTTASNISLVETVPEPLMKKELPDVSSGNLPPTDSKPPPESNTKDKIISDEQAALELKVVKESTGKEENTSKTNGGLNQKDDLTSSDNQKSSRKSSTPAKQERVENGSGVQSSPTLPSYMAATESAKAKLRLNGSPKIVQDASEKNNVTRRHSLPSSTNSKISSQSPRTQRLVQTGGKGGNKSEKSLSSSRDGNAKVTQAEWRR; encoded by the exons ATGGGAAAATCACCAGGGAAATGGATCAAGGGTGTTTTATTTCGTAAGAAGTCAGCGAAGACTAACATTTCGAAAGGAAGAGAG GTTACAAATGAGAAAGAGGTGGTGGTAACTGCTAAGGCACCGGGTGCTGATTTTGCTTCGGTTCCTCCTGTAGCTTCATATCCTGACCCCATTACAGTTGatagaaatgaaagaaatttAGAATTTGAGAGCAAGGAAGCTGAAAGTGCATCACATGATGGGGGAATACTTTTGGCAGCAAGTCAAGATACAGAAGCACAAGGATCCACACCCCCAGAAGTACCCTGTGATCCCGAGCAAATTAGGAAAGAGCAAGCTGCAACAAAAGCTCAGGCTGCTTTTAGGGGTTATCTG GCTCGCCGGGCATTTCGGGCGCTCAATGGTATCATTAGGTTGCAGGCCCTCATTCGTGGGCATTTGGTTAGGCGACAAGCTGTTGCTACTCTGTGCAGCATGCTGGGAATTGTCAAGTTTCAGGCACTTGTTCGTGGTATAAGAGTTAGACATTCTGATGTTGGGCTTGAAGTGCAAAAGAGATGCAGTCTAACAATGCCTTTG GGTGGAAAGCTTGTGGATTCTGTTGGAGTTGGCATGTCAACAAAAATGGCAAAACTGTCACCAAACATTTTCATTCGTAAg CTTCTTGTTCCATCACGTACAGTGATGCCACTGAATGTACATTATGAATCTGGGGATCCAAATTCAGTCTTGAACTGGTTAGCGCGTTGGTCAAGATCCTATTTCTGGAAGCCAGCTCCTCAACCAAAGAAAATTAGAGATTTGAAATCTCAGAGGAAGCAGAGTAATGGACAAATTGTAGAACCTCAAACAAGCAGGTCAAAGCGAACACGGAGACCTGCAATTGTTGAAAATGTCACAGCGCAAGCACCCTCTGAGATTGACAAACCCAAACGTAACTTTAGGAAAGTTTCAACTCAGTCGGCCCCAGCAGAGCCAGTGCAGGAAAATCCACAatatgaacttgaaaaggttaAACGTAGCTTGAGAAAGGTTCATAACCCTGTAGTAGAGAACTGTGTCGTGTCAGATGCTGAAACTGAAACTTCAAAAACTACTGGGGAAAAGACTTTGAACACCTCTGCTCATGATATTACAACCAATCCTCCCAGCCTGCCTGTTGTAGAAACGTTTCTTGAACCATTAGCAAAGAAAGAGCTACCACATCCAAATAATGCCAATGAGAAGATGAAGAAAGAGACTACTACTTCATCCAACATACCTGTTGTAGAAACAGTTCCTGAACCCTTAGCAAAGAAAGAGCCACCACGTCCAAATAATGCCAGTGAGAAGATGAAGAAAGAGACTAATACCGCATCCAAAATACCTCTTGTAGAAACAGTTCCTGaaccattaccaaaaaaagagcCATCACGTCCTAATAATGCCAGTGAGAAGATGAAGAAAGAGACTACTACTGCATCCAACATATCTCTTGTGGAAACAGTTCCTGAACCATTGATGAAGAAAGAGCTACCTGATGTTTCGTCAGGCAATCTACCTCCAACAGATTCAAAACCACCACCAGAGAGCAATACAAAAGACAAAATTATCTCTGATGAACAAGCTGCGCTTGAGTTGAAGGTTGTAAAAGAGAGCACTGGCAAAGAGGAGAATACTTCTAAAACAAATGGGGGATTGAACCAGAAGGATGACTTAACCAGCAGTGACAACCAGAAATCCAGCAGGAAATCTTCTACTCCAGCCAAACAAGAACGCGTAGAAAATGGTTCAGGGGTACAGAGCAGTCCTACATTGCCAAGCTATATGGCAGCAACTGAATCTGCGAAGGCAAAACTGAGATTAAATGGCTCCCCGAAGATTGTACAAGATGCGAGTGAGAAAAATAATGTCACTCGCCGTCATTCTCTGCCATCGTCAACTAATAGCAAAATCAGTTCACAGTCACCAAGGACGCAGAGACTGGTTCAAACAGGTGGGAAAGGAGGAAATAAAAGTGAGAAGTCTTTGTCGTCTTCAAGAGATGGAAACG CAAAGGTAACACAGGCTGAGTGGAGAAGGTGA
- the LOC107419309 gene encoding protein IQ-DOMAIN 31 isoform X1 produces MGKSPGKWIKGVLFRKKSAKTNISKGREKVTNEKEVVVTAKAPGADFASVPPVASYPDPITVDRNERNLEFESKEAESASHDGGILLAASQDTEAQGSTPPEVPCDPEQIRKEQAATKAQAAFRGYLARRAFRALNGIIRLQALIRGHLVRRQAVATLCSMLGIVKFQALVRGIRVRHSDVGLEVQKRCSLTMPLGGKLVDSVGVGMSTKMAKLSPNIFIRKLLVPSRTVMPLNVHYESGDPNSVLNWLARWSRSYFWKPAPQPKKIRDLKSQRKQSNGQIVEPQTSRSKRTRRPAIVENVTAQAPSEIDKPKRNFRKVSTQSAPAEPVQENPQYELEKVKRSLRKVHNPVVENCVVSDAETETSKTTGEKTLNTSAHDITTNPPSLPVVETFLEPLAKKELPHPNNANEKMKKETTTSSNIPVVETVPEPLAKKEPPRPNNASEKMKKETNTASKIPLVETVPEPLPKKEPSRPNNASEKMKKETTTASNISLVETVPEPLMKKELPDVSSGNLPPTDSKPPPESNTKDKIISDEQAALELKVVKESTGKEENTSKTNGGLNQKDDLTSSDNQKSSRKSSTPAKQERVENGSGVQSSPTLPSYMAATESAKAKLRLNGSPKIVQDASEKNNVTRRHSLPSSTNSKISSQSPRTQRLVQTGGKGGNKSEKSLSSSRDGNAKVTQAEWRR; encoded by the exons ATGGGAAAATCACCAGGGAAATGGATCAAGGGTGTTTTATTTCGTAAGAAGTCAGCGAAGACTAACATTTCGAAAGGAAGAGAG AAGGTTACAAATGAGAAAGAGGTGGTGGTAACTGCTAAGGCACCGGGTGCTGATTTTGCTTCGGTTCCTCCTGTAGCTTCATATCCTGACCCCATTACAGTTGatagaaatgaaagaaatttAGAATTTGAGAGCAAGGAAGCTGAAAGTGCATCACATGATGGGGGAATACTTTTGGCAGCAAGTCAAGATACAGAAGCACAAGGATCCACACCCCCAGAAGTACCCTGTGATCCCGAGCAAATTAGGAAAGAGCAAGCTGCAACAAAAGCTCAGGCTGCTTTTAGGGGTTATCTG GCTCGCCGGGCATTTCGGGCGCTCAATGGTATCATTAGGTTGCAGGCCCTCATTCGTGGGCATTTGGTTAGGCGACAAGCTGTTGCTACTCTGTGCAGCATGCTGGGAATTGTCAAGTTTCAGGCACTTGTTCGTGGTATAAGAGTTAGACATTCTGATGTTGGGCTTGAAGTGCAAAAGAGATGCAGTCTAACAATGCCTTTG GGTGGAAAGCTTGTGGATTCTGTTGGAGTTGGCATGTCAACAAAAATGGCAAAACTGTCACCAAACATTTTCATTCGTAAg CTTCTTGTTCCATCACGTACAGTGATGCCACTGAATGTACATTATGAATCTGGGGATCCAAATTCAGTCTTGAACTGGTTAGCGCGTTGGTCAAGATCCTATTTCTGGAAGCCAGCTCCTCAACCAAAGAAAATTAGAGATTTGAAATCTCAGAGGAAGCAGAGTAATGGACAAATTGTAGAACCTCAAACAAGCAGGTCAAAGCGAACACGGAGACCTGCAATTGTTGAAAATGTCACAGCGCAAGCACCCTCTGAGATTGACAAACCCAAACGTAACTTTAGGAAAGTTTCAACTCAGTCGGCCCCAGCAGAGCCAGTGCAGGAAAATCCACAatatgaacttgaaaaggttaAACGTAGCTTGAGAAAGGTTCATAACCCTGTAGTAGAGAACTGTGTCGTGTCAGATGCTGAAACTGAAACTTCAAAAACTACTGGGGAAAAGACTTTGAACACCTCTGCTCATGATATTACAACCAATCCTCCCAGCCTGCCTGTTGTAGAAACGTTTCTTGAACCATTAGCAAAGAAAGAGCTACCACATCCAAATAATGCCAATGAGAAGATGAAGAAAGAGACTACTACTTCATCCAACATACCTGTTGTAGAAACAGTTCCTGAACCCTTAGCAAAGAAAGAGCCACCACGTCCAAATAATGCCAGTGAGAAGATGAAGAAAGAGACTAATACCGCATCCAAAATACCTCTTGTAGAAACAGTTCCTGaaccattaccaaaaaaagagcCATCACGTCCTAATAATGCCAGTGAGAAGATGAAGAAAGAGACTACTACTGCATCCAACATATCTCTTGTGGAAACAGTTCCTGAACCATTGATGAAGAAAGAGCTACCTGATGTTTCGTCAGGCAATCTACCTCCAACAGATTCAAAACCACCACCAGAGAGCAATACAAAAGACAAAATTATCTCTGATGAACAAGCTGCGCTTGAGTTGAAGGTTGTAAAAGAGAGCACTGGCAAAGAGGAGAATACTTCTAAAACAAATGGGGGATTGAACCAGAAGGATGACTTAACCAGCAGTGACAACCAGAAATCCAGCAGGAAATCTTCTACTCCAGCCAAACAAGAACGCGTAGAAAATGGTTCAGGGGTACAGAGCAGTCCTACATTGCCAAGCTATATGGCAGCAACTGAATCTGCGAAGGCAAAACTGAGATTAAATGGCTCCCCGAAGATTGTACAAGATGCGAGTGAGAAAAATAATGTCACTCGCCGTCATTCTCTGCCATCGTCAACTAATAGCAAAATCAGTTCACAGTCACCAAGGACGCAGAGACTGGTTCAAACAGGTGGGAAAGGAGGAAATAAAAGTGAGAAGTCTTTGTCGTCTTCAAGAGATGGAAACG CAAAGGTAACACAGGCTGAGTGGAGAAGGTGA